Proteins from a genomic interval of Symbiobacterium terraclitae:
- the nadC gene encoding carboxylating nicotinate-nucleotide diphosphorylase: MTLNPIAVEELVRRALMEDIGPEDRTTSAVVPADAICTAVVIARDAGILCGHPVAEAAFRAIDASLRYEALVGEGSEITAGQGVARISGRARSVLAAERVALNFLQHMSGIATTTRRLAEAIKYYHARLVESRETTPGLRMIERYAVRIGGGQNHRLGLGDAIAVKANHLALAGGVREAVVAARKSAPHTCRVSVEVRTLEELEEGLDAGADILVLVDMDAEMLKRAVEITSGRAVLEAAGVISPANLVEVAKTGVDIIALGALTHSVTALPFVLEVAP, translated from the coding sequence ATGACCCTGAACCCGATCGCCGTCGAGGAACTGGTGCGCAGGGCGCTCATGGAGGACATCGGGCCGGAGGACCGGACCACGTCGGCGGTGGTGCCGGCGGATGCCATCTGCACCGCCGTGGTCATCGCGCGGGACGCCGGCATCCTCTGCGGCCACCCGGTGGCGGAGGCGGCCTTCCGCGCCATCGACGCCTCGCTGCGGTACGAGGCGCTGGTCGGGGAGGGCAGCGAGATCACCGCCGGGCAGGGGGTCGCCCGCATCTCCGGCCGGGCGCGGTCCGTGCTGGCGGCTGAGCGGGTGGCCCTCAACTTCCTGCAGCACATGAGCGGCATCGCCACCACCACCCGGCGCCTGGCGGAAGCCATCAAGTACTACCACGCCCGGCTGGTGGAGAGCCGCGAGACAACCCCCGGCCTCCGGATGATCGAGCGGTACGCCGTGCGGATCGGCGGCGGCCAGAACCACCGGCTCGGACTGGGCGACGCCATCGCCGTCAAGGCGAACCACCTCGCGCTGGCCGGCGGCGTGCGGGAGGCCGTGGTGGCCGCCCGGAAGAGCGCGCCGCACACGTGCCGGGTCTCGGTGGAGGTCCGGACCCTCGAGGAGCTGGAGGAGGGCCTCGATGCTGGCGCCGACATCCTCGTGCTCGTCGACATGGACGCCGAGATGCTGAAGCGGGCCGTCGAGATCACGTCGGGCCGTGCCGTGCTGGAGGCCGCGGGCGTCATCAGCCCCGCCAACCTGGTCGAGGTGGCCAAGACCGGCGTGGACATCATCGCGCTGGGCGCGCTGACGCACTCGGTAACCGCTCTGCCATTTGTTCTCGAGGTCGCACCCTGA
- the folK gene encoding 2-amino-4-hydroxy-6-hydroxymethyldihydropteridine diphosphokinase translates to MTRAYLSLGANLGDPEAQLASALRRLADSPGNRLVGVSGLYRTRPQGMTDQPDFLNCAACLETAADPHQLLVQTQAVESALGRVRTVRWGPRTIDIDILFHGRARLQDEQLTLPHPRMAERAFVLVPLLEVWHSGDGPDGMQRGDLEAMLARLPDQGVRRVLDGASFLREIERVE, encoded by the coding sequence GGCGCAGCTGGCCTCGGCCCTGCGGCGCCTGGCGGACAGCCCCGGCAACCGGCTCGTGGGCGTCAGCGGGCTGTACCGGACCAGGCCGCAGGGGATGACGGATCAGCCGGACTTCCTCAACTGTGCGGCCTGCCTCGAGACGGCGGCTGATCCCCACCAGCTGCTGGTCCAGACGCAGGCGGTGGAGTCGGCCCTGGGCCGGGTCCGCACGGTGCGCTGGGGGCCGCGCACCATCGACATCGACATCCTGTTCCACGGGCGCGCCCGGCTGCAGGACGAGCAGCTGACGCTGCCGCATCCCCGCATGGCGGAGCGGGCCTTCGTGCTGGTGCCGCTGCTGGAGGTGTGGCACTCCGGGGACGGCCCGGACGGCATGCAGAGGGGCGACCTGGAGGCGATGCTGGCCCGCCTGCCCGACCAGGGGGTACGCCGTGTGCTGGACGGCGCCTCTTTCCTCCGCGAGATCGAACGGGTAGAATAG